A genomic segment from Candidatus Cloacimonadota bacterium encodes:
- a CDS encoding 3'-5' exonuclease has protein sequence MIDYHQDLNEAQREVVEDVDHPILVLAGAGSGKTRCIIYRAAYLIHERKVAPWKLLIVTFTNKAARELQDRLESLLSIPMHSLWVGTFHSICLRILRYESASLPYNANFSIYADDEQKSVLKKIYKEHGYDLQKYPFNKVLARIGRYKNRLMLPEDIDVSETKHNPFLGGFLHIYQHYQQALLMNQAMDFDDILLYTARLLRNNSAVRHKYQDIFQYVMIDEYQDTNQAQFEIIHQLALEHQRVCVVGDDDQAIYSFRGATLRNILEFERDYHEVRTIRLEQNYRSTTAILDLANKVIKQNKQRHPKELYSDLGAGLKPVLNVYPDANVEAEQIAQNISRQWNDGKSLRNIAILYRTNAQSRLFENALMQRKIPYSIVGSLNFYQRKEIKDLLAYLNCLGNPADNESLLRIINEPPRGIGQTTVNRLLGFAAKTRISLFSAIQNQSAITEMNAGAHKRVAEFCTIIEQWRQMSLKLPVVDLVKEIVEELGLVSLYRKSSDPKDIARAENLIEFVASVNEFAERFSRDNDRAAVLEDFLPYVALQTDLDKVSEELDSVRLMTLHNAKGLEFEVVYLAGLEDELLPHRMSMDTIEEIEEERRLFYVGITRAKRELILSLAEARRLYDTYSFTQPSMFLDNLEDVLDFPGHIAAPVQSSYRKPKNKIRESQKHFKIGQRVWHKEYKQGVVLSVDGMGTDAVVTVSFKNGKLVKIVGSYLQTESSK, from the coding sequence ATGATAGATTACCATCAAGATCTGAACGAAGCTCAACGCGAAGTAGTTGAGGATGTAGATCATCCCATTCTGGTACTGGCAGGTGCCGGTAGCGGAAAGACACGCTGCATCATTTATCGTGCCGCCTATCTGATTCACGAGCGGAAAGTAGCGCCCTGGAAGCTATTGATCGTTACATTTACAAATAAAGCTGCACGCGAATTGCAGGATCGTTTGGAGAGCCTACTTAGCATTCCTATGCACTCGCTTTGGGTGGGCACTTTCCACTCCATCTGCCTTAGGATTCTGCGCTATGAATCCGCTTCTTTGCCCTATAATGCAAATTTTAGCATTTATGCAGACGATGAGCAGAAATCGGTACTAAAAAAGATCTATAAAGAACATGGCTACGATCTGCAAAAGTATCCATTCAACAAAGTACTGGCCAGGATCGGACGCTACAAAAACCGACTGATGTTGCCCGAAGATATCGACGTCTCCGAAACGAAGCACAATCCTTTCCTCGGAGGCTTTCTACATATCTACCAGCATTATCAGCAAGCTCTTCTGATGAATCAAGCTATGGATTTCGACGACATTCTGCTCTACACTGCACGCCTGCTACGCAATAACAGCGCTGTACGACACAAGTACCAGGATATCTTTCAATATGTTATGATCGATGAATATCAGGATACAAACCAAGCTCAGTTTGAGATTATCCATCAATTGGCCTTGGAGCATCAGAGAGTATGCGTGGTGGGGGACGACGATCAGGCCATATACAGCTTTCGCGGGGCAACTCTACGTAATATACTGGAATTTGAAAGGGACTATCACGAAGTTCGCACTATCCGTCTGGAGCAGAATTACCGCAGCACAACCGCGATCCTGGATTTGGCAAACAAGGTAATCAAGCAGAACAAACAGCGACATCCCAAAGAACTATATAGCGATTTAGGCGCAGGCTTGAAACCGGTCTTGAACGTGTATCCCGATGCCAATGTGGAAGCCGAACAGATTGCTCAGAACATCTCCAGGCAGTGGAATGATGGCAAAAGCCTACGGAATATTGCCATTCTATACAGGACAAATGCGCAGTCCCGCCTCTTTGAAAATGCTCTGATGCAGAGAAAGATCCCCTACAGTATCGTGGGAAGCCTGAACTTTTACCAGCGTAAAGAGATCAAAGACCTCCTGGCATACTTGAATTGCCTTGGCAATCCCGCAGATAACGAAAGCCTGTTACGAATAATCAACGAACCCCCTCGCGGTATCGGACAGACCACTGTGAACCGCTTGCTGGGATTTGCCGCCAAGACCCGGATCAGCTTGTTTAGTGCTATTCAAAACCAAAGTGCCATCACAGAAATGAATGCCGGAGCTCACAAGAGGGTAGCGGAGTTTTGCACTATCATCGAGCAATGGCGGCAGATGTCCCTTAAGCTTCCTGTGGTTGATCTGGTAAAAGAGATCGTGGAAGAACTGGGTCTGGTGAGTTTATACCGCAAAAGCAGCGATCCCAAGGACATTGCCCGGGCGGAGAACCTGATCGAATTTGTGGCTTCGGTCAACGAATTTGCCGAGCGTTTTAGCAGGGATAACGACAGAGCGGCAGTCCTGGAGGATTTTTTACCCTATGTAGCCCTGCAGACTGATCTGGACAAAGTATCCGAGGAACTTGACAGCGTGAGGCTGATGACTCTGCACAACGCCAAAGGACTGGAGTTTGAGGTAGTATATCTTGCTGGATTGGAGGATGAGCTTCTACCTCACCGGATGAGCATGGATACCATAGAGGAGATCGAGGAGGAACGGCGGCTCTTTTATGTGGGTATCACTCGCGCAAAACGGGAATTGATCCTTAGCCTGGCGGAAGCTCGCAGGTTGTACGACACCTATAGTTTTACGCAACCCAGCATGTTTCTGGACAATCTTGAGGATGTATTGGACTTTCCGGGGCACATAGCGGCTCCGGTGCAAAGCTCATATCGCAAACCGAAGAACAAGATTAGGGAAAGTCAGAAACACTTCAAGATCGGGCAACGTGTATGGCACAAAGAGTATAAACAGGGCGTCGTATTATCTGTGGATGGTATGGGCACGGATGCAGTGGTTACGGTGTCTTTCAAAAACGGGAAACTAGTCAAG